In Sulfurisphaera javensis, a single genomic region encodes these proteins:
- a CDS encoding heavy metal translocating P-type ATPase, with translation MSLRIKKEEELKIIGMHCATCVNTVSKAIKSVQGIEDVNVNLASGEAKIIAKDNVKLKEVINAVRKAGYDVITQKATLKVHISEEESGKLVKLIESQKGVIDVKINPASGIIVIEINPVSTSAEEIVEKLKEQGYKAEIVTQSVKGKSDFQDLLKRLIVGVILSPLILITPVYLQFILSIPVQFYSGLRFHLGFIRALKNKTSNMDTLVSLSSNIAWFYSVLSLFIFHTQTFFDASSLLITFILAGKTLEAYIKERTSNDIVKLQSVKARVLRNGKEEIINDVKVGDIVIVKSGEVIPADGVIDEGEGYVNESIYTGETLPVLKKKGDPVIGGSILVSGYLKVYITRSGNRTYLSQVIEAIREAETTRLPIQSLVDKISSIFVPVVILISVTVGSLWYLLTRSLDFSILISVSVLASACPCGFGLATPMAIMVGIRKLVKKGIIIRDGESLEKLREAKYIVFDKTGTITTGEFSLKKVGDEDAIKLASAVERLSSHPVAKVIASISNYSAEIKDFNEFEGEGVYGKVNNHDVIVGKREFILRNCEGDLNADILVCVDSKVKAGFILEDKLREGVKELIDELKKKYEIIIATGDSSNFADKIGEILGVKVYKGLTPDDKVELIKKLGKAIFIGDGVNDAQAIKEALVGIAVSSGTDIAKYAGDIIIPSVLSLRDLLNRSNKTVRKVKENIVWAFTYNAILIPIASGVLYPFYLPPEYAALAMSMNSVSVALWSFIQ, from the coding sequence GTGAGTTTGAGGATAAAGAAGGAGGAAGAGTTAAAAATAATTGGAATGCATTGTGCAACTTGTGTTAATACTGTTTCAAAAGCAATAAAGAGTGTACAAGGAATTGAAGATGTTAATGTAAATTTAGCCTCTGGAGAGGCAAAGATAATTGCTAAAGATAACGTTAAGCTTAAAGAGGTTATTAATGCTGTCAGAAAAGCTGGGTATGATGTAATAACACAAAAAGCTACACTTAAGGTTCACATAAGTGAAGAGGAAAGTGGAAAATTAGTTAAATTAATAGAAAGTCAAAAGGGAGTTATTGATGTTAAGATAAATCCAGCATCTGGTATTATAGTTATAGAAATTAATCCAGTATCTACTTCTGCTGAGGAGATTGTTGAGAAATTGAAAGAACAAGGATATAAGGCTGAAATAGTTACTCAAAGTGTAAAAGGTAAAAGTGATTTTCAAGACTTATTGAAAAGATTAATTGTTGGAGTAATACTTTCTCCCCTTATTCTCATTACCCCAGTATACTTACAATTTATCTTATCTATTCCAGTACAGTTTTACTCTGGACTAAGATTCCATTTAGGTTTCATTAGGGCATTAAAGAATAAGACAAGTAATATGGATACTTTAGTTTCCCTATCTTCAAACATTGCATGGTTTTACAGTGTACTTTCTCTTTTCATTTTTCATACTCAAACTTTCTTTGATGCGTCTTCTTTATTAATTACTTTCATTTTGGCTGGAAAAACTCTTGAAGCCTACATTAAAGAAAGGACAAGTAATGATATTGTAAAACTTCAGTCAGTAAAAGCTAGAGTATTAAGAAACGGAAAAGAAGAGATCATTAATGATGTAAAAGTAGGTGATATTGTAATAGTTAAGTCTGGAGAGGTAATACCAGCTGATGGAGTGATTGATGAGGGAGAAGGATATGTTAATGAATCTATTTATACCGGAGAAACTTTACCAGTGCTAAAGAAAAAAGGAGATCCAGTAATAGGTGGTTCAATATTAGTTTCTGGTTACTTAAAGGTTTATATTACAAGAAGTGGAAATAGAACTTATCTCTCTCAAGTAATTGAAGCTATAAGAGAGGCTGAAACTACAAGGCTACCGATACAAAGTTTAGTTGATAAGATTTCATCAATATTTGTTCCCGTGGTGATCTTAATTTCTGTAACTGTCGGTTCCTTATGGTATCTTTTAACTCGCTCCTTAGATTTTTCAATCCTTATATCAGTCTCAGTATTGGCATCAGCTTGTCCATGTGGTTTCGGTTTAGCCACTCCTATGGCTATAATGGTTGGAATAAGAAAGTTAGTGAAGAAAGGTATTATTATAAGAGATGGAGAAAGTTTAGAGAAATTACGTGAAGCAAAATACATAGTGTTTGATAAAACTGGTACTATTACAACTGGAGAGTTTAGTCTTAAGAAGGTTGGTGATGAAGATGCAATTAAGTTAGCTTCTGCTGTAGAAAGGTTAAGCTCACATCCAGTGGCAAAAGTAATTGCTTCAATTTCTAATTACTCTGCAGAAATTAAAGACTTCAATGAATTTGAAGGCGAAGGGGTTTATGGCAAAGTAAATAATCATGATGTAATTGTTGGCAAGAGAGAGTTTATACTAAGGAACTGTGAGGGAGATTTAAACGCTGATATATTAGTCTGTGTTGATTCAAAAGTTAAAGCTGGATTTATTTTAGAGGATAAGCTAAGGGAAGGAGTGAAGGAGTTAATAGATGAGCTAAAGAAAAAATATGAGATTATAATTGCAACCGGGGATTCAAGTAACTTTGCAGATAAAATAGGTGAGATTTTAGGGGTTAAGGTGTATAAAGGTTTAACGCCAGACGATAAGGTTGAATTAATAAAGAAATTAGGAAAAGCAATATTTATTGGCGATGGAGTTAATGATGCTCAAGCTATAAAAGAAGCTTTAGTGGGTATTGCTGTCTCTAGTGGTACTGATATTGCTAAATACGCTGGAGATATAATAATACCTTCTGTCCTCTCTTTAAGAGACCTCTTAAATCGTTCTAATAAAACAGTAAGGAAAGTAAAGGAAAATATAGTATGGGCATTTACTTATAATGCTATTTTAATACCTATTGCCTCTGGAGTCTTGTATCCTTTTTACTTACCACCAGAGTATGCAGCCTTAGCTATGTCAATGAATAGTGTTTCAGTAGCTTTATGGAGTTTTATTCAATAA
- a CDS encoding YHS domain-containing protein gives MIDPVCGMEVDESSPYKTMYKGKVYYFCSPHCKKAFEKDPETYLREGPKGMPM, from the coding sequence ATGATAGATCCAGTTTGTGGGATGGAAGTAGATGAATCTTCTCCCTATAAGACAATGTATAAGGGAAAAGTTTACTATTTTTGTAGTCCACATTGTAAAAAAGCGTTTGAAAAAGATCCGGAGACCTATTTAAGAGAAGGACCTAAGGGGATGCCAATGTGA
- a CDS encoding TRASH domain-containing protein, with the protein MAKVNQLEYKILQMLKEDSRKSASKIAKELNISRATVAKIIHSLKEKGVKFTVDYYEEGELTAFIISDKCLENSECYKLINGEFLSLVKGDMKEIHKRLSDIKAEKFFLSIEKMNTEKIERSELYCDYCGNEIKGNPFLLKIGKKVYYTCCKTCQTQLKKKLQKE; encoded by the coding sequence ATGGCAAAAGTAAATCAACTTGAATATAAGATTTTACAAATGTTAAAGGAAGACTCAAGGAAAAGCGCAAGCAAAATAGCAAAAGAATTAAACATTAGTAGAGCAACTGTAGCAAAAATAATTCATTCATTAAAAGAAAAAGGGGTTAAGTTCACAGTAGACTATTATGAAGAAGGAGAGTTAACAGCATTTATAATTTCTGACAAATGTTTGGAAAATTCTGAGTGTTACAAATTGATTAACGGTGAGTTTCTGAGCTTAGTAAAGGGTGATATGAAAGAAATACATAAGAGACTCTCAGATATTAAGGCTGAAAAATTCTTCCTATCTATAGAAAAAATGAACACTGAGAAAATCGAAAGGAGTGAATTATATTGTGATTATTGTGGTAATGAAATTAAGGGAAATCCATTTCTTTTAAAGATAGGAAAAAAAGTCTATTACACTTGCTGTAAAACTTGTCAAACTCAATTAAAGAAAAAATTACAGAAAGAATAG
- a CDS encoding DUF3782 domain-containing protein, translated as MSLQEEIKKVLKENPSIIVEALMQKPAILYEVLAKLMPWQTLLSEVEKLKSDVEEIKRNMATKEDLKNLVTNEDAKNFVTKDEFKKEINRLETIIVGLGARWGLIGEDAFRRGMYEILKTEGFDVTYEILYDKQEDAYGEPSDVEYDIVIKDHEIIMVEVTSAVKRGDLPTIKKEKEFYEKEKNVKITRVIVVTPFIHDKYPDKVKAIAKTMGIDIIFP; from the coding sequence ATGTCATTACAAGAAGAGATTAAGAAAGTGCTAAAGGAGAACCCATCAATTATAGTGGAGGCTTTAATGCAAAAACCAGCAATTTTATATGAAGTGTTAGCTAAGTTAATGCCTTGGCAAACTCTCCTAAGCGAAGTAGAGAAGTTAAAAAGTGATGTTGAGGAGATCAAACGCAATATGGCAACTAAAGAAGATCTCAAGAATTTGGTTACGAATGAGGACGCTAAAAACTTTGTTACAAAAGATGAGTTCAAAAAAGAAATTAATAGACTGGAAACAATAATAGTGGGTTTGGGTGCCAGATGGGGACTAATAGGCGAGGACGCTTTTAGACGTGGGATGTATGAGATTTTAAAGACAGAGGGCTTTGACGTTACTTATGAAATTCTTTATGATAAGCAAGAGGATGCTTATGGAGAACCATCAGATGTTGAATATGACATAGTGATAAAGGATCATGAGATAATAATGGTGGAAGTAACCTCGGCTGTGAAGAGAGGTGACTTACCAACAATAAAGAAGGAAAAGGAATTCTACGAAAAAGAGAAGAATGTTAAAATTACAAGAGTCATAGTAGTAACTCCTTTCATTCATGATAAATATCCAGACAAGGTAAAAGCAATAGCAAAAACAATGGGCATTGATATAATTTTCCCGTGA
- the thiC gene encoding phosphomethylpyrimidine synthase ThiC: protein MAIIDDARKGIITDEMKKISEIEKVSVEKIRKRIAEGKIMLIRNVKYPSKKIVAIGKGLTTKVNVNIGTSSEVVDLHMELEKVKVANKWGDTLMDLSTGGDLDYIRKEIIRNSELPVGTVPVYQVFIESFKKKSGGAYFTEDELLNTIEKHLKDGVAFMTIHAGLTKDLAIRALKSDRIIPIVSRGGDMIAGWMIHNNSENPYRKNWDYILEMFKEYDAVISLGDALRPGATGDAHDEFQIGELLETARLVKSALSKGVQVMVEGPGHVPLNEIAWDVKLMKKLTNGVPYYVLGPLPIDVGAPYDHIASAIGAAIASASGADLLCYLTPAEHLSLPNVQQVEEGAIAYRIAAHAGDIVKLGKKSRKWDDLVSYYRGKLEWDKMISLLIAPERAMKVYTQFGKPKVKACTMCGGYCPMMWALEQVKK, encoded by the coding sequence ATGGCTATAATTGATGATGCGAGAAAAGGTATAATTACAGATGAAATGAAAAAGATAAGTGAAATAGAGAAAGTATCAGTAGAAAAAATTAGGAAGAGAATTGCTGAAGGAAAAATTATGTTAATAAGAAATGTAAAGTATCCTTCCAAGAAGATTGTCGCAATAGGAAAAGGCTTAACTACAAAGGTTAATGTAAATATTGGTACATCAAGCGAAGTAGTAGATCTACATATGGAATTAGAGAAAGTTAAGGTAGCTAATAAGTGGGGAGATACTTTAATGGATTTATCTACTGGTGGAGATCTTGATTATATAAGGAAAGAAATTATAAGGAACTCAGAATTGCCAGTAGGCACTGTACCAGTTTATCAAGTATTTATAGAATCTTTTAAGAAAAAATCAGGTGGCGCATACTTTACTGAAGACGAATTGTTAAATACTATAGAAAAACATTTGAAAGATGGTGTAGCCTTTATGACTATTCATGCTGGCTTAACTAAGGATCTTGCAATAAGGGCTCTAAAAAGTGACAGAATAATTCCTATAGTTTCAAGAGGAGGAGATATGATAGCTGGATGGATGATTCACAATAATTCTGAAAATCCATATAGGAAAAATTGGGATTATATTTTAGAAATGTTTAAAGAATACGATGCTGTCATATCTTTAGGGGATGCCTTAAGGCCTGGAGCAACTGGAGATGCGCATGACGAATTTCAAATAGGTGAATTATTAGAGACAGCTAGATTAGTAAAAAGTGCTTTATCTAAAGGAGTCCAGGTAATGGTAGAAGGACCAGGGCATGTGCCGTTAAACGAAATAGCTTGGGATGTAAAATTAATGAAAAAGCTAACTAATGGTGTGCCATATTATGTTTTAGGACCTCTACCAATAGATGTTGGAGCTCCTTATGATCATATTGCTTCAGCTATAGGAGCTGCTATTGCTTCAGCCAGTGGTGCTGATCTTTTATGTTACCTCACTCCAGCGGAACATTTAAGTTTACCAAATGTGCAACAAGTCGAAGAAGGAGCAATTGCTTATAGGATAGCAGCTCATGCTGGTGATATAGTTAAGCTTGGTAAGAAATCAAGAAAATGGGATGATTTAGTAAGTTATTATAGAGGAAAATTAGAATGGGATAAGATGATTTCCCTGTTAATTGCCCCAGAAAGAGCTATGAAAGTTTATACTCAATTTGGCAAACCTAAAGTAAAAGCTTGTACTATGTGTGGAGGTTATTGCCCCATGATGTGGGCATTAGAACAAGTTAAAAAGTAG